From the genome of Mesorhizobium japonicum MAFF 303099, one region includes:
- a CDS encoding DNA polymerase III subunit chi, with translation MADVLFYHLTESTLEEALPGLLERSVDRGWRAVVQTGTEERRDALDQHLWTFRDDSFLAHATDREAYPDEQPILLTTSDGNPNEAKIRFLVDGAVPSDLAGYERAVFLFDGHDAAQVEAARGHWKTMKDAGHAVTYWQQTADRRWERKA, from the coding sequence ATGGCCGACGTGCTGTTCTACCATCTGACCGAATCGACCCTGGAGGAGGCGCTGCCAGGCCTGCTCGAGCGCAGCGTCGATCGTGGCTGGCGCGCCGTGGTGCAGACCGGCACCGAGGAACGGCGCGACGCGCTCGACCAGCATCTGTGGACCTTCCGCGATGACTCCTTCCTGGCGCACGCGACCGATCGCGAGGCTTATCCCGACGAGCAGCCTATCCTGTTGACCACCAGCGACGGCAATCCCAATGAGGCCAAAATAAGGTTCCTGGTCGACGGCGCGGTACCGTCCGACCTTGCCGGCTACGAGCGTGCCGTGTTCCTGTTCGATGGCCATGACGCCGCCCAGGTCGAGGCGGCGAGGGGGCATTGGAAGACGATGAAGGACGCGGGCCATGCCGTGACCTACTGGCAGCAGACAGCGGACCGCCGCTGGGAGCGCAAGGCTTGA
- a CDS encoding glycoside hydrolase family 26 protein has translation MKHIAVSALAIALALGGSAALSTSAGAGSAAATDPVQTSSAASAFGSYDPYGDFSADKTASIEELFLPWEDVDLATLPLADAYALQRNRSLLITIEPWTWSKDWRITPNELRDGILSGKYDANMQAICDLVGAMKSPVTIRWAQEMEDKNGRFTWANWAPKDWIAAYKREVDLCRKAAPAAKYMWSPKGEEGLEKYYPGDDYVDVIGLSVFGLQKKDNDEAGRDRTFAESLKPGYDRVAGFNKPVVVAELGYVGKQDYVSQWEADSRKSYSEFPALTSVVYFNQKEVWPWLGVYGLPDWRVTQHVLP, from the coding sequence ATGAAACATATCGCAGTAAGTGCGCTTGCGATCGCGTTGGCCTTGGGCGGCAGCGCCGCTTTGTCGACTTCGGCTGGCGCCGGCTCGGCAGCCGCGACGGATCCCGTTCAGACGAGCAGCGCCGCGTCGGCGTTCGGATCCTATGACCCTTACGGCGACTTCAGCGCCGACAAGACCGCCAGCATCGAGGAGTTGTTCCTACCTTGGGAAGACGTCGATCTGGCGACCCTTCCCTTGGCCGATGCCTATGCCCTTCAGCGAAACCGGTCGCTCTTGATCACCATCGAGCCTTGGACCTGGTCAAAGGATTGGCGTATCACCCCGAACGAACTGCGCGACGGTATATTGAGCGGCAAATATGACGCCAACATGCAGGCGATCTGCGACCTGGTGGGGGCCATGAAGAGCCCCGTCACCATTCGTTGGGCGCAGGAAATGGAGGACAAGAACGGCCGCTTCACCTGGGCCAACTGGGCCCCCAAGGATTGGATCGCCGCCTACAAGCGCGAGGTCGATCTCTGCCGCAAGGCTGCTCCGGCCGCCAAATATATGTGGTCGCCCAAAGGCGAAGAGGGTCTGGAGAAGTATTACCCCGGCGACGACTATGTCGACGTCATCGGCCTGTCGGTATTCGGCCTGCAGAAAAAGGACAATGACGAGGCCGGCCGTGACCGTACCTTCGCGGAGAGCCTGAAGCCGGGATATGACCGCGTCGCGGGCTTCAACAAGCCGGTCGTGGTGGCGGAACTCGGCTATGTCGGGAAGCAGGACTATGTTTCGCAATGGGAGGCCGATTCCCGCAAGTCCTATTCGGAGTTTCCGGCCCTGACCTCGGTCGTCTACTTCAACCAGAAGGAGGTGTGGCCATGGCTGGGCGTCTATGGGCTGCCCGATTGGAGGGTTACCCAGCACGTCCTGCCCTAG
- a CDS encoding DUF995 domain-containing protein: MKRVLGNSIGTALACSIAVLAFQLPATSKTASQTADLAMKAEAVPDEGIYQMYQNRSWLWGGNGAGYFAVQRRQFSAWTSDNGKLGYGDGIWFIPGGGKLCFRAKWHGAGGDSNALTCFEHRQAGRVLYQRKLPDGDWYVFRSSHRNLGDEFMNLKHGDYVSWKEKRIKAQE, from the coding sequence GTGAAACGAGTATTGGGGAATTCCATTGGAACGGCACTTGCCTGTTCCATAGCCGTCTTGGCTTTCCAGCTTCCGGCAACATCCAAGACGGCGTCGCAAACCGCTGACCTGGCCATGAAGGCCGAGGCGGTGCCTGACGAGGGCATCTACCAGATGTACCAGAACCGTTCATGGCTCTGGGGTGGAAATGGTGCGGGCTATTTTGCCGTTCAGCGCCGTCAATTCAGCGCCTGGACTTCGGACAACGGCAAGCTGGGTTATGGTGACGGGATCTGGTTCATTCCCGGCGGCGGCAAGCTTTGCTTCCGGGCAAAATGGCATGGCGCGGGGGGTGACTCCAACGCCCTCACCTGCTTCGAGCATCGCCAGGCCGGCCGGGTGCTCTACCAGCGCAAATTACCGGATGGCGACTGGTACGTCTTCCGAAGTTCGCATCGCAACCTGGGGGACGAATTCATGAATTTGAAACACGGCGACTACGTCAGCTGGAAAGAGAAACGGATCAAGGCACAAGAGTAG